A genomic window from Perognathus longimembris pacificus isolate PPM17 unplaced genomic scaffold, ASM2315922v1 HiC_scaffold_5919, whole genome shotgun sequence includes:
- the LOC125345553 gene encoding LOW QUALITY PROTEIN: olfactory receptor 8B3-like (The sequence of the model RefSeq protein was modified relative to this genomic sequence to represent the inferred CDS: deleted 1 base in 1 codon) — protein MGPTNGSFVTEFILMGLTDQVNLQIPLVLLFLIMYAVTALGNLGIILIALNSHLHHTMYFFLFNLSLIYLCYSSVITPNMLMNFVLSKNIISYIGCMSQLYFIIFFIISECFMLTMMAYDCYVAICSPLLYNISMSPNVCSYLILVSYLVVFSGSMVNFGCVLRLTFCDRNIINHYFCDVQPLLQLSCTSTYVSELEIFIASVINIIVPSFTILISYTFILSSILNMSFSEGRSKAFSNCSSHIIAVSLFFGSGEFMCFKPLSAGSLDEGKISSVFYTIVVPMMNPFIYSLRNKDLKTALRKTLQRKKI, from the exons ATGGGTCCAACAAATGGCTCTTTTGTGACTGAATTCATACTGATGGGACTAACAGACCAGGTGAACTTACAAATACCCCTGGTTCTTCTGTTTCTAATAATGTATGCGGTCACTGCATTGGGAAATTTGGGGATAATTCTCATTGCATTGAATTCACATCTTCACCACaccatgtactttttcctttttaatttgtcCCTCATCTACCTCTGTTACTCTTCTGTGATTACCCCTAATATGCTGATGAACTTTGTACTGAGCAAGAATATTATCTCTTACATTGGATGCATGAGTCAgctctactttattatttttttcattatttctgaatGCTTCATGTTGACAATGATGGCTTATGactgctatgtggccatctgcagtCCACTGCTCTATAACATTTCCATGTCCCCTAATGTGTGTTCCTATCTTATCCTTGTTTCCTACCTGGTGGTATTTTCTGGTTCCATGGTCAATTTTGGATGTGTCCTGAGACTGACCTTCTGTGATAGAAACATCATCAACCACTAT TTTTGTGATGTGCAGCCTTTATTACAGCTGTCCTGCACTAGCACCTATGTCTCTGAGTTGGAGATTTTCATTGCATCAGTCATCAATATCATTGTGCCCAGTTTCACAATCTTAATTTCTTATACTTTTATTCTTTCCAGTATCCTAAACATGAGCTTCTCTGAGGGCAGGTCAAAAGCCTTCAGCAACTGCAGCTCCCACATCAttgctgtctctctcttctttggaTCAGGGGAATTTATGTGTTTTAAACCCTTATCAGCTGGGTCCCTGGATGAGGGGAAAATCTCCTCTGTGTTTTACACCATTGTGGTTCCCATGATGAATCCTTTTATCTACAGCTTGAGAAACAAGGATCTTAaaacagccttgagaaaaactttACAAAGAAAGAAGATTTGA